In Flavobacterium gelatinilyticum, a genomic segment contains:
- a CDS encoding helix-turn-helix domain-containing protein, whose translation MQTEIVNKIKKIRLEKGLSVQEMADKLNIDLSAYSRLESGNTFTWGKYLEDILIIFEVSPESFFKGIMGKKSNHKNKNALTEENIFFEKIYFEYKEMVEKMEYLYGQRLKDKDEIIAYLKRMNKDCGD comes from the coding sequence ATGCAAACAGAGATTGTAAATAAAATAAAGAAAATACGCTTAGAAAAAGGATTATCAGTACAAGAGATGGCAGACAAACTCAATATAGATCTTTCTGCATATTCACGCTTAGAGTCTGGTAATACTTTTACCTGGGGGAAATATTTAGAAGATATTCTGATTATTTTTGAAGTGTCTCCGGAATCGTTTTTTAAAGGTATAATGGGGAAAAAAAGTAATCACAAAAATAAAAACGCTTTGACTGAAGAGAATATTTTTTTTGAAAAAATATATTTTGAATATAAAGAGATGGTTGAAAAAATGGAATATTTATACGGTCAAAGACTTAAGGATAAAGATGAAATTATAGCATATCTAAAAAGAATGAATAAAGACTGCGGTGATTAA
- a CDS encoding DUF4252 domain-containing protein has protein sequence MKAGVFTSVLLALTVLISCNSEPTLQKYFVENTEKKDFIAVDLSSDVLNLEKTKLSAAQNEALNSFDKMNILAFKATDKNQAEFEAERKKVTEILKNPKYQELMKVGSGKEGASISYVGTDENITEFVVFANKKENGFAVVRVLGNDMNPNNIMSLLSVLKESKIDMEQLKPLQQLLNK, from the coding sequence ATGAAAGCCGGCGTTTTTACCTCAGTCCTTTTGGCATTAACAGTTTTAATAAGCTGTAATTCTGAGCCTACTCTTCAAAAATATTTTGTAGAAAATACCGAGAAAAAAGATTTTATTGCAGTTGATCTTTCGTCTGATGTTTTGAATTTAGAAAAAACAAAATTATCTGCAGCACAAAATGAAGCATTAAACTCTTTTGACAAAATGAACATTCTGGCTTTTAAGGCAACCGATAAAAATCAGGCTGAATTTGAAGCCGAACGCAAAAAAGTCACTGAAATCCTTAAAAATCCAAAATATCAGGAATTAATGAAAGTGGGGTCCGGAAAAGAAGGCGCTTCAATCAGTTATGTGGGCACAGACGAAAACATTACCGAATTTGTTGTGTTTGCCAATAAAAAAGAAAATGGTTTTGCAGTAGTCCGCGTTTTAGGAAACGACATGAATCCTAATAATATCATGTCATTACTATCGGTTTTAAAAGAATCTAAAATCGATATGGAACAGCTAAAACCTTTACAGCAGTTACTTAACAAATAA
- a CDS encoding DUF6252 family protein, translating to MKIPKALLLFLVVILNSCSSDDNNTETPDDSTPVSEFAMTAKVDGTLWEVNNPFNSNFATKPLFTYYPAAEYIQLQGRKGFDEIVLFIKRSDLKVGTYSISPDTYDASKTEIKSTINSKANIQYVAEGTLSVTAVDLTAKTVKGTFSFKCVEDYSKPISAENPVTTTVTEGTFNYKYDVAY from the coding sequence ATGAAAATACCAAAAGCCTTATTACTATTTTTAGTCGTAATTTTAAACAGCTGTTCTAGCGATGACAACAACACTGAAACACCGGACGACAGCACTCCGGTATCAGAATTTGCCATGACTGCAAAAGTCGACGGAACTTTATGGGAAGTGAATAATCCGTTCAATTCAAACTTTGCTACAAAACCGTTGTTCACGTATTATCCTGCAGCGGAATATATCCAGCTTCAGGGAAGAAAAGGGTTCGACGAAATAGTTCTTTTCATCAAAAGAAGCGATCTTAAAGTGGGAACTTATTCTATTTCTCCTGATACTTACGATGCTTCTAAAACAGAAATTAAATCGACAATCAACAGCAAAGCAAACATTCAATATGTAGCAGAAGGGACTTTATCTGTAACAGCAGTTGACTTAACAGCCAAAACAGTTAAGGGAACTTTTTCTTTTAAATGTGTTGAGGATTATTCAAAACCTATCAGTGCTGAAAATCCTGTTACCACAACAGTAACAGAGGGTACTTTTAATTACAAATACGATGTAGCGTATTAA
- a CDS encoding RNA polymerase sigma factor: MNQNVFIELVNPFKDKVFRLAKRLLTSTEEAEDATQEVMVKLWNKKENLDTYNNVEALAMTMTKNYCLDQLKSKRAGNLQIVHTNFTDREPQLDKKLEDADSLEWVEKIINEFPEQLQLLIQLRDVEQYEFEEIAKIVNMNETAIRTALSRARKKIRESMVNAHSYGIR; encoded by the coding sequence ATGAACCAAAATGTGTTTATAGAATTAGTTAATCCGTTCAAAGACAAAGTTTTTCGTCTGGCCAAACGATTGCTCACCAGTACGGAAGAAGCCGAAGACGCTACTCAGGAAGTAATGGTTAAATTATGGAATAAAAAGGAGAATCTCGATACCTACAATAATGTCGAAGCACTTGCCATGACGATGACAAAAAACTATTGTCTCGATCAGTTAAAATCTAAAAGAGCAGGAAATCTCCAGATCGTGCATACTAATTTTACAGACCGGGAACCGCAGCTGGATAAAAAGCTTGAAGATGCCGACAGCCTTGAATGGGTAGAAAAAATTATAAACGAATTTCCGGAGCAGCTGCAGCTGTTAATTCAGCTTCGGGATGTTGAGCAATATGAATTTGAAGAAATTGCGAAAATTGTAAATATGAATGAGACCGCAATACGGACAGCGCTTTCCAGAGCCAGAAAAAAAATCAGAGAATCAATGGTAAATGCACACAGTTATGGAATTAGATAA
- a CDS encoding DUF4252 domain-containing protein gives MKNFIITLVFAFVTQAFYAQGAFDKFDGQDDVTSVIVNKKMFDLMSKVKVDASDKETQQYISLIKKLDYLKVFTTKNPKIEADMKASADKYIKTAGLEELMRVNDSGKNVKIMVKSGASDSQIKELLMFVDGAKTDETVLLSLTGNFDLNEISLLTDKMHLPGGSDLKKASKNKK, from the coding sequence ATGAAAAATTTCATCATAACTTTAGTATTCGCATTCGTAACACAGGCATTTTATGCACAGGGCGCTTTTGACAAATTTGATGGTCAGGACGACGTAACCTCTGTAATTGTAAACAAAAAAATGTTCGATTTAATGAGCAAGGTAAAAGTTGATGCTTCTGATAAAGAAACACAGCAGTACATTAGTCTCATTAAGAAACTGGATTACTTAAAAGTGTTTACAACCAAAAACCCTAAAATCGAAGCCGACATGAAAGCTTCTGCCGACAAATACATAAAAACAGCCGGTTTAGAGGAATTAATGCGTGTAAATGACAGTGGCAAAAATGTCAAAATAATGGTTAAATCAGGTGCCAGCGACTCACAAATTAAAGAATTACTGATGTTTGTTGACGGTGCAAAAACCGACGAAACGGTTTTATTATCGCTAACCGGTAATTTCGATTTAAACGAAATTTCTCTCCTGACAGATAAAATGCATCTTCCGGGAGGATCAGATTTAAAGAAAGCTTCTAAAAACAAAAAATAA
- the yiaA gene encoding inner membrane protein YiaA, whose translation MIQKTSIAFIAASWVALAAGTVGFIVGLARAEMQLNEKGYYFTVLMFGLFGVVSLQKSVRDRLENLPVTNIYYGICWFGTLLSVALLVIGLINATILPSEKGFYAFAFLLALFGAISVQKNTRDNMAFNKTE comes from the coding sequence ATGATACAAAAAACTTCAATCGCTTTTATAGCGGCATCCTGGGTAGCATTAGCCGCAGGGACAGTGGGATTTATAGTAGGACTGGCAAGAGCAGAAATGCAGCTAAATGAAAAGGGATACTATTTTACTGTACTAATGTTCGGTCTTTTTGGTGTAGTTTCATTGCAGAAAAGTGTTAGAGACAGGCTTGAAAACCTTCCTGTAACCAATATTTATTATGGAATCTGCTGGTTTGGAACACTATTATCTGTTGCTCTATTAGTCATCGGATTAATAAATGCAACTATTTTACCAAGTGAAAAAGGTTTCTATGCCTTTGCCTTTTTACTAGCTTTATTTGGTGCAATTTCTGTCCAAAAAAATACCAGAGACAATATGGCATTTAACAAAACTGAATAA
- a CDS encoding YncE family protein, translating to MKLSKLLLLALCISLFASCSSDDDTTENNDDDVVVTPSKGDYEEGFFILNEGSTGQGTVSFSNDDFSSFTKDVYSKVNGSDALGKFAQNIFFDGDKAYIIAGGSNVINVVNRYTFKLIAKVDSGLVNPRYGVVKDGKAYVTNANTYPVYDDPTANPNANTDDYVAIINLATNTVESKIDLNTTGNRIVLKDDKLYITEPNSSDKLSIVNITSKTLETPVTVGYSADSMEEENGTLYILRAPYTGRGELVKVKLSDKSVSKITFPESLDGAGLLDIYQSKIYYTAKSSVYVMNTTADVPSTDAILTSPAGYLYGFAVHNDRIFISDGGDFKQDSKAYIYNLAGAIQKELAVGVGPNGFYFND from the coding sequence ATGAAACTTAGTAAATTACTCTTACTAGCACTTTGTATTTCATTATTTGCCTCTTGTTCAAGTGATGATGATACTACAGAAAACAATGATGATGATGTAGTCGTAACGCCTTCAAAAGGAGATTACGAAGAAGGGTTCTTTATTTTAAATGAAGGAAGTACGGGGCAAGGAACTGTTTCATTTTCGAATGATGATTTCAGCTCATTCACAAAAGACGTTTATTCTAAAGTAAACGGAAGTGATGCATTAGGAAAATTTGCTCAAAACATATTCTTTGATGGAGATAAAGCTTATATTATTGCAGGCGGTTCTAATGTTATCAATGTGGTTAACAGATATACTTTTAAACTAATCGCAAAGGTTGACAGCGGACTGGTTAATCCCAGATATGGAGTAGTAAAAGATGGTAAAGCTTATGTAACTAATGCCAATACTTATCCTGTTTATGACGATCCAACAGCAAACCCAAATGCAAATACAGATGATTATGTTGCCATCATCAATCTGGCGACTAATACTGTAGAATCTAAAATTGATTTAAATACGACAGGAAACAGAATCGTATTAAAAGATGATAAATTATACATAACAGAGCCAAACAGCAGTGATAAATTGTCGATAGTAAATATTACGTCTAAAACATTAGAAACTCCTGTAACTGTAGGGTATTCTGCAGATTCTATGGAAGAAGAAAATGGAACTTTGTATATTTTAAGAGCACCTTATACAGGCAGAGGCGAGCTTGTTAAAGTAAAATTATCAGACAAATCTGTTTCTAAAATCACATTCCCTGAAAGTTTAGACGGAGCAGGACTTTTAGATATTTATCAAAGTAAAATTTACTATACCGCAAAAAGTTCAGTTTATGTAATGAACACAACTGCAGATGTGCCTTCAACAGATGCAATTCTAACTTCTCCGGCAGGTTATTTATACGGATTCGCTGTTCACAACGATCGTATTTTTATATCAGATGGCGGTGATTTCAAACAAGACAGTAAAGCCTATATCTACAATTTAGCCGGAGCTATTCAAAAAGAGTTAGCGGTTGGTGTAGGTCCAAACGGTTTTTATTTTAACGATTAA
- a CDS encoding S41 family peptidase → MKTIIKGLLLLFLLSFSLQSCEDQDDVAAPANLQVNNFIWRGLNQYYLWQADVPNLSDEREVNLYSFLENYPNPDDLFQDLLYKPASKFPKGQAVDRFSWIVEDYSVLEQQLQGTSKNNGVDFRLSYKPGSTTELVGFVRYILPNSNASGKNIKRGDLFTGVDGVQLTVSNYQSLLNADNYTLNMASYDGSNYNANGASVSLQKTNLDENPVFLNKVIISGSHKIGYLMYNGFYSNYDEHLNNVFASLKGEGITDLILDLRYNGGGSVNTAARLASMITGQFDDKIFAKEKWNPKMTQAFENEDPEFLNVRFVNNVKGSAINSLKLSKIYIITTSGTASASELVINGLAPYISVVQVGETTIGKNVGSVTLYDSQSFQKSKVNLNHKYAMQPLVFKTANAVDFGEYTDGLKPTYEQAEQITNLGVLGERSEPLLNLTISKITGEAAKKIKKDPKAALGNFTDSKAMFGIKNQMYLEEAPEGFLKSL, encoded by the coding sequence ATGAAAACAATTATAAAGGGTTTATTACTTTTATTTCTGCTGTCATTTTCTTTGCAGTCATGTGAAGATCAGGACGATGTTGCTGCTCCGGCCAATCTGCAGGTAAATAATTTTATCTGGAGAGGATTAAATCAATATTACCTATGGCAGGCAGATGTGCCTAATTTGAGTGATGAGAGAGAAGTAAATCTTTATTCTTTTTTAGAAAACTACCCTAATCCTGATGATTTGTTTCAGGATTTATTATACAAACCAGCCAGCAAATTTCCAAAAGGACAAGCCGTTGACCGTTTTAGCTGGATAGTTGAAGATTACAGCGTTCTGGAACAGCAGCTTCAGGGAACCAGCAAAAATAACGGGGTAGATTTCAGACTGAGTTATAAGCCGGGAAGCACAACGGAGTTAGTAGGTTTTGTTCGTTATATTCTTCCAAATTCGAATGCATCGGGAAAAAATATCAAACGAGGTGATTTGTTTACCGGAGTCGATGGAGTGCAGCTTACGGTTTCAAATTATCAGTCACTGTTAAATGCTGACAATTATACATTAAACATGGCGTCGTATGACGGAAGTAATTATAACGCTAATGGAGCATCAGTTTCATTACAGAAAACCAATTTAGATGAAAATCCTGTATTTCTTAACAAAGTAATTATTTCAGGAAGTCATAAAATTGGGTATTTAATGTACAACGGTTTTTATTCTAATTATGATGAACATCTAAATAATGTTTTCGCTTCGTTAAAAGGAGAGGGGATAACAGATCTTATTCTCGATTTGAGATATAACGGGGGAGGATCTGTAAATACTGCAGCGCGTTTGGCCAGTATGATTACAGGGCAGTTTGATGATAAGATTTTTGCCAAAGAAAAATGGAATCCAAAAATGACTCAGGCTTTTGAAAATGAAGATCCGGAGTTTTTAAATGTAAGATTTGTAAACAATGTAAAAGGAAGCGCAATTAACAGTCTGAAGCTGTCAAAGATCTATATCATTACCACAAGCGGTACGGCTTCGGCCAGTGAATTGGTAATTAACGGACTTGCTCCTTATATTTCGGTTGTACAGGTTGGAGAAACTACAATAGGTAAAAATGTGGGATCGGTAACTTTGTATGATTCGCAGAGTTTTCAAAAATCAAAGGTCAACCTGAATCATAAATATGCGATGCAGCCTTTAGTTTTTAAAACTGCCAATGCTGTAGATTTTGGCGAATATACAGACGGATTAAAACCAACTTACGAACAAGCCGAACAGATTACGAATTTAGGCGTTTTAGGAGAAAGATCTGAACCGCTGCTAAATCTGACTATTTCAAAAATTACGGGTGAAGCCGCTAAAAAAATAAAGAAAGATCCAAAAGCCGCTTTAGGAAATTTTACCGATTCTAAAGCGATGTTCGGAATTAAAAATCAAATGTATCTGGAGGAAGCTCCGGAAGGATTTTTAAAATCACTGTAA